One genomic window of Deltaproteobacteria bacterium includes the following:
- a CDS encoding membrane integrity-associated transporter subunit PqiC codes for MNRVKRIKVIIVGLFLLLPSCLGLEQPSNKVDYYTLEYPPPRLEGLRPLECVVRVQRFSVAAPYNRIPIVYRDKAFRRQTYHYHKWRANPGDLVSSYLQRDLKSSGLFKAVLPYDSKGPSDYLLEGSVDEFFEWDTGETWKAVLTLSVALIADREPNIQRGVIFQKTYREEQPCKDRTPEAVAEAMSGAMARIAERILRDLYGHMHR; via the coding sequence ATGAACCGTGTCAAGCGCATTAAGGTGATCATTGTCGGCCTTTTCCTTCTCCTCCCTTCCTGCCTGGGCCTGGAACAGCCCAGCAACAAGGTGGATTACTATACGCTTGAATATCCCCCGCCCCGCCTGGAGGGCCTTAGACCCCTTGAGTGCGTAGTCCGGGTCCAGCGCTTCAGCGTGGCGGCCCCTTACAACAGGATCCCCATTGTTTACAGGGACAAAGCCTTCAGGAGACAGACCTACCATTACCACAAGTGGCGGGCGAACCCCGGCGACCTCGTGAGCTCCTATCTCCAAAGAGACCTCAAATCCAGTGGTCTTTTCAAGGCCGTACTTCCTTATGACAGCAAGGGGCCTTCAGATTATCTCCTGGAAGGATCGGTGGACGAATTCTTCGAATGGGACACCGGAGAAACCTGGAAGGCGGTTCTCACGCTCTCGGTGGCCCTTATTGCCGATCGGGAACCAAACATCCAGCGCGGGGTAATCTTCCAGAAGACCTATCGGGAAGAACAACCTTGCAAGGACAGAACCCCCGAGGCAGTAGCCGAGGCCATGAGCGGGGCGATGGCGAGGATCGCCGAAAGAATTCTCAGGGACCTTTACGGGCACATGCACAGGTGA
- a CDS encoding MCE family protein translates to MKFSVGLFVFCGLALAVAAVIWLGMSRFLEKGQYYVTYFNESVQGLDIDSPVKYRGVSIGRVDRIEVAPDSKLIQVVMKIESGQELDSSIVAQLKSVGITGSMFVELDRKKPGEPDRSPPLSFPSKYPVVASKPSDISLLLGGLDDVLQEIKSLKLREISDMVKATISNLNQAVSDADLKGLSRSIQDSFDSAGRLLRDERWEAILASVEEAARSLNVTLDKAAGMMDNGRDAITQVKDILAREGANLHTAFDEFNRTMKNANLFLEKGSVLLKDTDDSLYDLKASLMVTAQNLEKASENLDRLLESLSEHPSRLLFGEPPPPRELQPRKAVKKQNED, encoded by the coding sequence ATGAAATTTTCCGTCGGTCTCTTCGTGTTCTGCGGTCTCGCCCTGGCCGTTGCTGCGGTTATCTGGTTGGGGATGTCCCGTTTCCTTGAAAAGGGTCAATATTACGTCACCTATTTCAACGAGTCCGTCCAGGGCCTGGATATCGATTCTCCGGTCAAATACAGGGGCGTCTCCATAGGCCGGGTGGACCGGATCGAGGTGGCGCCTGATTCCAAGCTGATCCAGGTCGTCATGAAGATCGAATCCGGCCAAGAGCTGGACAGCAGCATCGTGGCCCAGTTGAAATCCGTGGGTATCACAGGGAGCATGTTCGTGGAACTGGACCGTAAAAAGCCTGGAGAGCCTGACCGCTCCCCTCCCTTGAGCTTCCCTTCCAAATACCCCGTTGTGGCCTCCAAACCCTCGGACATCAGCCTGCTGCTCGGAGGTCTGGACGACGTTCTGCAGGAAATCAAGTCCCTGAAGCTCCGGGAGATCTCGGATATGGTCAAGGCCACGATCAGCAATCTAAACCAGGCCGTATCCGATGCGGACTTGAAGGGCCTGTCCCGGAGCATCCAGGACTCCTTTGACAGCGCCGGCCGCCTCCTGCGGGATGAGCGATGGGAGGCCATCCTGGCTTCAGTGGAAGAGGCGGCTCGATCCCTGAACGTCACCCTTGACAAGGCCGCCGGGATGATGGACAACGGCCGGGATGCCATTACCCAGGTGAAAGACATTCTCGCAAGGGAAGGCGCAAATCTCCACACCGCCTTCGATGAATTCAACCGCACCATGAAAAACGCCAACCTTTTCCTTGAGAAGGGCTCGGTCCTGCTCAAGGATACGGATGATTCCCTGTATGATCTCAAGGCATCCCTCATGGTGACGGCCCAAAATCTGGAAAAGGCGAGTGAAAACCTGGATCGGCTACTCGAATCCCTCTCGGAACATCCCTCCCGGCTGCTCTTCGGGGAACCTCCCCCGCCCCGGGAGCTTCAACCCCGAAAGGCCGTGAAAAAACAGAACGAGGATTAA
- a CDS encoding ATP-binding cassette domain-containing protein yields the protein MRRPIISVRELVGGYGEEIVLDHVSFDVYEGEIFVVLGGSGCGKSTLLKHMVGLLQPVSGKIIIDGDDITRCDEGTFRKVLRKIGILYQSGALLGSMTLAENVALPILEHTDLPKETLDTLVTMKLGLVGLEGYEDYLPSEISGGMKKRAGLARAMALTPKILFFDEPSAGLDPVTSAGLDELIIKINQNLGTTMVIVTHELQSIFTVAHRVIMLDKRARGIIAEGDPHYLKDHSKNRFVKQFFNRQAENMR from the coding sequence ATGAGAAGGCCGATCATCAGCGTCCGGGAACTGGTGGGAGGATATGGCGAAGAGATCGTCCTCGACCATGTCTCCTTCGATGTTTACGAGGGAGAGATCTTTGTGGTGCTGGGCGGGAGCGGATGTGGAAAAAGCACCCTGTTGAAACACATGGTGGGCCTCCTCCAGCCCGTCTCGGGCAAAATCATAATCGACGGAGACGACATCACCAGGTGCGACGAAGGCACTTTCCGGAAGGTCTTGAGGAAAATCGGGATCCTTTACCAGAGCGGCGCCCTCCTGGGGTCAATGACCCTGGCGGAGAATGTGGCCCTTCCAATCCTCGAACACACGGACCTTCCCAAGGAGACCCTGGACACCCTGGTCACCATGAAGCTCGGACTGGTGGGCCTGGAGGGCTATGAGGATTACCTTCCTTCCGAGATCAGCGGGGGGATGAAAAAACGGGCCGGACTGGCCCGGGCCATGGCCTTGACTCCGAAAATCCTGTTCTTTGATGAGCCCTCCGCGGGACTGGATCCTGTTACCTCGGCGGGACTCGATGAACTGATCATCAAGATCAATCAAAACCTGGGCACCACCATGGTAATCGTGACCCATGAACTGCAAAGCATTTTCACCGTGGCCCACCGGGTCATCATGCTGGACAAAAGGGCCCGCGGGATCATCGCTGAAGGCGACCCGCATTATCTGAAGGATCACAGCAAGAATCGATTCGTGAAGCAATTCTTCAACCGGCAGGCTGAGAATATGAGGTAG
- a CDS encoding MlaE family lipid ABC transporter permease subunit, producing the protein MIPDRSIEKPPFRYILTEDDKGTRIRFKGVLDSSSAAPLLRELLPRLKKHPPSFLTVDLMDVSYLDDFGALVLLELKKTLHPERGGYRLLNASGKVKEILSLFDLDSAGRKHAFGKPPRPGTFVRLGEGTLRILGDLKYMISFLGSVTLALLFILVHPRKLRLEDTFLYMQKTGVDALPIVGLISFLLGLIMAFMSSVQLQQFGANIYVASLVSLAMVRELGPIMTAIIVAGRSGSSFAAEIGTMKISEEVDALFTMGFDPTRFLVVPKIIASVVVVPFLTLFSDLFAIAGGMIVGIFMLDLTASAYMSQTIKTLTLFDVAWGFAKSGVFALLISWIGCLRGFRVSGGAAGVGQATTSAVVSSIFLIILSDSLFAVILRYWG; encoded by the coding sequence ATGATCCCCGACCGATCCATAGAAAAGCCGCCCTTCCGCTATATCCTTACCGAAGATGACAAAGGCACGAGGATTCGCTTCAAGGGCGTGCTGGACTCCTCCAGCGCGGCGCCCCTGCTCCGCGAATTGCTCCCGCGGTTGAAAAAACATCCGCCTTCTTTCCTGACTGTGGACCTGATGGATGTCTCTTACCTTGATGACTTCGGGGCCCTGGTCCTCCTTGAACTGAAAAAGACCCTGCACCCGGAGAGGGGCGGTTACCGGCTTTTGAATGCGAGCGGCAAGGTCAAGGAGATCCTTTCCCTTTTCGACCTGGATTCGGCGGGCCGGAAGCATGCATTTGGAAAGCCCCCCCGTCCCGGCACCTTCGTGCGCCTGGGGGAAGGGACTTTGAGGATCCTGGGAGATCTGAAATACATGATCTCTTTCCTCGGCTCCGTCACCCTTGCGCTCCTCTTCATCCTGGTCCACCCCAGGAAACTCCGTCTCGAAGACACCTTTCTTTACATGCAGAAAACCGGGGTGGATGCCCTCCCCATCGTGGGACTCATCAGTTTCCTCCTCGGCCTCATCATGGCCTTCATGTCTTCGGTTCAGCTCCAGCAGTTCGGCGCCAACATCTACGTGGCCTCCCTGGTGAGCCTGGCCATGGTCCGCGAACTGGGGCCCATCATGACGGCCATCATCGTGGCGGGCCGATCCGGCTCTTCCTTTGCGGCGGAAATCGGCACCATGAAGATATCGGAGGAGGTGGATGCACTCTTCACCATGGGGTTCGATCCCACCCGTTTCCTGGTGGTCCCGAAGATCATCGCCAGCGTTGTGGTCGTTCCCTTCCTGACCCTCTTCTCGGACCTTTTCGCCATAGCAGGAGGTATGATCGTAGGGATCTTCATGCTGGATCTTACGGCAAGCGCTTACATGAGCCAGACCATCAAGACCCTCACTCTTTTCGACGTGGCCTGGGGATTCGCCAAGAGCGGGGTGTTCGCCCTGTTGATCTCCTGGATCGGCTGCCTAAGGGGATTCCGGGTCAGCGGGGGCGCCGCCGGGGTAGGCCAAGCCACCACCTCAGCCGTGGTGAGCAGCATATTCCTGATCATACTTTCGGATTCCCTTTTCGCCGTAATCCTTCGGTACTGGGGTTGA
- a CDS encoding cyclic nucleotide-binding domain-containing protein, with amino-acid sequence MLDEVVNHPALEKYITHYQAGHIIFLEGDDAQDLYILVSGELEIIKGNMKINEIKEKGALFGEMSFLLDSKRTATARARDDVTVICIPREEITQFLRDFPDAAETITKALARRLNETSQILFGLKEFCDQLPDAVILTDRDGKILTWNSAAEKLYGRDWTQMQNRNVEEIYEEPHAYRDFLEEVESRYSVREKILKVRHPEMGIRYVSTSTTLLYDGQHDCQGVLSLGRDVTSVKKLERRYQRARNLILPPLILLVLIGAGLFFGYPYLVDTQKTVDLKKSSLRDQIARDLLLLKSLLAEPMINGDREKTTAVMKEFFQIQSERSPYVGLVLLDPRKRVFDAYSPEKDFQASRMRGNSYAGIEFQGDDNSLHRVLVVYRVSKEHPMGRKGLELAFELTKEGRFLGWLIFQMDVELLKENYGVDEEGLRNFRFKKP; translated from the coding sequence ATGCTGGACGAGGTCGTCAATCACCCGGCCCTTGAGAAGTATATTACCCACTACCAGGCCGGACACATCATCTTCCTCGAAGGGGACGATGCACAGGATCTCTACATCCTGGTATCCGGCGAACTGGAAATCATCAAGGGCAACATGAAGATCAACGAGATCAAGGAGAAGGGGGCCCTCTTCGGGGAGATGTCCTTTCTCCTTGACTCCAAGAGGACAGCCACGGCCCGGGCCAGGGATGACGTAACGGTCATCTGCATCCCCAGGGAGGAGATCACCCAGTTCTTGAGGGACTTTCCGGACGCCGCCGAAACCATCACCAAGGCCCTCGCCCGCCGCCTGAACGAGACCAGCCAGATCCTCTTCGGACTCAAGGAGTTCTGCGACCAGCTTCCCGACGCCGTGATTCTAACGGACCGGGATGGCAAGATCCTCACCTGGAACTCCGCCGCCGAGAAACTATACGGCCGGGACTGGACCCAGATGCAGAATCGCAACGTGGAGGAGATCTACGAGGAACCCCACGCCTACCGCGATTTCCTGGAAGAAGTGGAGTCCAGGTATTCGGTTCGGGAAAAAATCCTGAAGGTACGCCATCCCGAAATGGGCATACGCTATGTCTCCACCAGTACGACCTTGCTTTACGACGGACAACACGATTGCCAGGGGGTGCTCTCCCTCGGGCGGGACGTGACCTCGGTCAAGAAGTTAGAGAGACGCTACCAACGGGCCAGGAACCTGATCCTGCCTCCCTTGATCCTCCTCGTTCTTATAGGGGCGGGGCTGTTCTTCGGCTATCCCTACCTCGTGGATACACAAAAGACGGTGGATCTCAAGAAGTCAAGCCTCCGAGACCAAATCGCCAGGGATCTGCTCCTCCTGAAGTCCTTGCTGGCCGAGCCCATGATCAACGGAGACAGGGAAAAGACCACAGCCGTAATGAAGGAGTTCTTCCAGATCCAGAGCGAACGATCCCCTTATGTGGGCCTGGTGCTCCTGGATCCCCGGAAAAGGGTCTTCGACGCCTATTCACCGGAAAAAGACTTCCAGGCCTCACGGATGCGTGGAAACAGTTACGCAGGGATAGAATTCCAGGGAGACGACAACTCCCTTCACAGGGTCCTGGTGGTTTACCGGGTCAGCAAGGAACACCCCATGGGACGCAAGGGTTTGGAACTCGCCTTCGAATTGACGAAGGAGGGACGTTTCTTGGGCTGGCTCATCTTTCAGATGGATGTTGAACTGCTCAAGGAAAATTACGGCGTAGATGAAGAGGGACTGAGGAATTTTCGTTTCAAAAAACCATGA
- a CDS encoding cyclic nucleotide-binding domain-containing protein: protein MEVNALRVFKPGEVIIEEGSKGTSAFIVLSGAVEVLKRSVKGEVLVATLGVGQVFGEMGLIEDRPRSATVRALTELKVREINREDFNELLRTKPSVLIPIMKSLFERLRQAGDRLAACWDPEGEVERSFEVIMEGQTAEAREVLEGRRLLITKFPFLIGREAESPATDVFYNNDLFIRESRPYLVSRNHLAISNEGGSMWILDRGSAFGTIVNGREIGGETGILRAPLDKEENQLIIGPATSRFIFLLKVVPL from the coding sequence ATGGAGGTCAATGCTCTTCGGGTTTTCAAGCCGGGTGAAGTGATCATAGAGGAAGGCTCGAAGGGGACGTCTGCCTTTATCGTGCTCTCAGGGGCCGTTGAGGTACTCAAGAGATCGGTAAAGGGAGAGGTCTTAGTGGCAACCCTGGGAGTTGGCCAGGTCTTCGGGGAAATGGGGTTGATAGAGGATCGTCCCCGTTCGGCCACGGTAAGGGCCCTGACGGAACTCAAGGTGCGGGAGATAAATCGTGAGGATTTCAACGAACTCCTGCGGACCAAGCCGTCGGTGCTCATTCCGATCATGAAGTCCCTTTTTGAGAGGCTTCGGCAGGCGGGCGACCGGCTGGCCGCTTGCTGGGATCCGGAGGGAGAGGTGGAACGCTCCTTCGAAGTGATCATGGAGGGCCAGACCGCCGAGGCCAGAGAAGTACTCGAGGGGCGTCGTCTTCTCATCACCAAATTTCCGTTTCTCATAGGTAGAGAGGCGGAAAGTCCGGCGACGGACGTGTTTTACAATAATGATCTCTTCATCAGGGAGAGCCGACCTTATTTGGTCTCCCGTAACCACCTGGCTATCAGCAACGAGGGAGGGAGCATGTGGATCCTCGATCGGGGAAGCGCCTTCGGCACAATTGTCAACGGCCGGGAGATCGGCGGTGAGACCGGGATACTGCGCGCCCCCCTCGATAAAGAGGAAAACCAGTTGATAATCGGGCCCGCTACCTCCAGATTCATCTTTCTCCTGAAGGTCGTACCTCTGTAA
- a CDS encoding DNA repair exonuclease produces the protein MPAFSFVHAADLHLDTPFSAVRRNNEELGSALRRAAFDAFEGLIRLCLEKTVDFLLVAGDVFDGGERSIQAQVRFRAGLERLSEAGIRTLVVHGNHDPLSSWSSSLQWPPGVHVFGERLETVPVEREGRLLARVQGISHPKRDERRNLARLFRREDAAFHIGLLHANVGSDTGHEPYAPCSLGDLREAGMDYWALGHVHSRRILSPDSPAVVYPGTIQGRNIREAGEKGCYLVRVSESREIDLEFHPTDMIRWILREIRINGLETEQDLLETLERTCEEISLDGAGRPAIARIRLTGSGPLHRRLMRPEWVDELLEVLREAWMARDPFLWVERLERDTSPPADLETLARGEDFLGELLRYSRALRREPDFEERIRRELAPLFETPWSRNFLDPPDPGKLKELLRAAEGICFEELSGGEEID, from the coding sequence ATGCCCGCATTTTCCTTTGTCCATGCCGCCGACCTTCACCTGGACACCCCCTTTTCGGCCGTTCGGCGGAATAACGAGGAACTGGGATCGGCCCTTCGCCGGGCCGCCTTCGATGCCTTTGAGGGCCTGATTCGGCTTTGCCTCGAAAAGACCGTGGATTTTCTGCTCGTAGCGGGCGATGTCTTTGACGGAGGGGAGCGGAGCATCCAGGCCCAGGTCCGCTTCAGGGCCGGGCTGGAACGTCTTTCGGAGGCCGGCATTCGGACCCTTGTGGTCCACGGGAACCACGATCCCTTGTCCAGTTGGTCCTCGAGCCTTCAATGGCCCCCGGGGGTCCATGTGTTCGGGGAGCGGTTGGAAACCGTCCCCGTCGAGAGGGAAGGGAGATTGCTGGCCCGCGTGCAGGGAATCAGCCACCCTAAAAGGGATGAGAGAAGAAACCTGGCCCGGCTCTTCAGGCGTGAGGACGCCGCCTTCCATATCGGCCTCCTCCACGCGAACGTCGGTTCCGATACCGGGCACGAACCTTATGCCCCCTGCTCCCTCGGTGACCTGAGGGAGGCCGGGATGGATTACTGGGCCCTTGGCCACGTGCATTCCCGGAGAATCCTTTCCCCGGATTCCCCGGCCGTGGTCTATCCTGGAACCATCCAGGGCCGCAATATTCGTGAGGCGGGGGAAAAGGGGTGCTATCTCGTGCGAGTGAGCGAAAGCAGGGAGATCGATCTGGAATTTCACCCCACCGATATGATCCGCTGGATCCTGCGGGAGATCCGAATCAACGGGCTGGAGACGGAACAGGATCTCCTGGAGACGCTTGAGAGGACTTGCGAGGAGATCTCTCTGGACGGGGCGGGACGTCCTGCCATCGCTCGTATCAGGCTTACCGGAAGCGGTCCCCTGCACCGCCGTCTCATGCGGCCCGAGTGGGTGGATGAGCTCCTGGAAGTGCTTCGGGAGGCGTGGATGGCCCGGGATCCCTTTCTCTGGGTGGAAAGGTTGGAGAGGGATACCTCACCGCCTGCGGACCTGGAGACCCTCGCCCGGGGAGAGGACTTCCTGGGGGAGCTGCTTCGCTATTCCCGTGCCCTGCGTAGGGAGCCGGATTTCGAGGAACGCATAAGAAGGGAATTGGCCCCCCTTTTTGAAACCCCGTGGTCGAGGAACTTCCTGGATCCTCCCGACCCGGGAAAACTGAAAGAGTTGCTTCGGGCGGCGGAGGGTATTTGTTTTGAGGAGCTTTCGGGCGGAGAGGAAATCGATTGA